A single genomic interval of Rhodothermales bacterium harbors:
- a CDS encoding quinone-dependent dihydroorotate dehydrogenase, with the protein MYPALRRLLFSLPPEVAHYLSFAAGHTAQSVGSGVVDRIFRYDHEALRVSLWGQKFSSPVGLAAGFDKNAALIDFWPRLGFGFAEVGSVTLRPSRGNPRPRAFRIVDDGALVNRMGLNNNGAERVAARIGNRGMYHPFPLGINIAKTHDESIVGTDAIEDYVESFRLLAPAANYVALNVSCPNTAEGKTFEEPEPLDQLLGRVFEVREEVNPRVPVLVKLSPPLSDRVVFDSLLEELLAVCVSHGIHGLIATNTASDRSGLSADPDQLERIGPGGLSGRPIHRRSTRMVQYLYEKTDGAIPIIGVGGIDSAESAYAKIRAGASLVQLYTGLIYQGPGLVKIIKEQLVALLQEDGYNSVSQAVGADLTS; encoded by the coding sequence GTGTATCCGGCACTGAGGCGTCTACTTTTCAGCTTGCCACCCGAAGTGGCCCACTATCTGTCGTTTGCAGCCGGTCATACGGCCCAATCGGTCGGCTCCGGTGTAGTCGATCGCATCTTCAGATACGATCACGAAGCGTTGCGCGTATCGTTATGGGGGCAGAAGTTTTCGAGCCCGGTCGGCCTTGCCGCGGGCTTTGACAAGAACGCCGCGCTCATCGACTTCTGGCCGCGTCTGGGATTCGGTTTTGCCGAAGTCGGCTCCGTGACGTTGCGACCGTCACGTGGCAATCCTCGGCCACGAGCATTTCGAATCGTTGACGACGGTGCACTCGTCAACAGGATGGGACTCAACAACAACGGTGCCGAGCGCGTTGCCGCACGGATCGGAAACCGCGGTATGTATCATCCCTTCCCACTCGGTATTAACATCGCCAAAACACATGACGAGAGCATTGTAGGTACCGATGCAATCGAGGACTACGTAGAGAGCTTCCGGCTACTGGCGCCGGCAGCCAACTATGTCGCGCTCAACGTCTCGTGTCCCAACACCGCCGAGGGAAAGACGTTCGAGGAACCGGAACCGCTCGACCAACTTCTCGGACGTGTATTTGAGGTCCGAGAGGAAGTCAATCCGCGGGTCCCTGTCCTCGTAAAACTCTCGCCTCCGCTGTCCGATCGCGTCGTGTTCGATAGTCTGCTTGAAGAACTGCTCGCCGTCTGCGTCTCTCACGGAATACATGGTCTCATCGCCACGAACACAGCTTCGGACCGCTCCGGACTCAGCGCGGACCCGGACCAGCTCGAACGCATCGGACCAGGCGGACTCAGCGGCAGACCCATCCACCGGCGTTCCACACGAATGGTGCAATACCTGTATGAGAAGACAGACGGAGCGATTCCTATAATCGGCGTGGGCGGAATCGACTCGGCCGAGAGTGCGTATGCGAAGATCAGGGCCGGCGCGTCCCTCGTGCAACTCTATACGGGGCTTATCTACCAGGGTCCGGGCCTGGTGAAGATCATTAAGGAGCAACTTGTGGCACTGCTTCAGGAGGACGGTTATAATAGTGTCTCGCAAGCGGTTGGAGCTGATCTGACCTCCTGA
- a CDS encoding long-chain fatty acid--CoA ligase: MPAIVEFDTIPQLFRNLVGVYAGQNRAALSYKDRNTKHWVDISWKNLERRVNALAGFMHKHGIRKGDRIGILSENRPEWAITDLATQILGGVSVSLYTSLPADQVEYILRDSGSKMFIVSTNVQFKKAQKVFDRCDDLEFVITLTDSKGDDPSYARYWDDVLDEGIEYWAEEENRLVPIGDGLTPDDLSALIYTSGTTGNPKGVMLTHGNLCSNVKAALQRIPFGPSDHHLSFLPLCHSFERTCGFVAVLACGARISYAESVDAVNRNLAEVNPTVLISVPRLFEKVYNVISKSVSEGSAVKQTIFRSAVNAGSLAATRVKEGKRISPLLKLRRSLGHKLVFAKLHDKLGGNVRFAVSGGAALPKAIGEFFEAAGVSIIEGYGLTETAPILTVNPADHPRYGTVGQVIPGVTIGIQRLSDQVIVGQLSGDDYPSDLTTSDGEIIARGPNVMKGYWHNDEATAVAIDKQGWYHTGDVGRFDGGYLRITDRIKHMIVSKGGKNIYPGPIEEIFRSVPLIDQIMIVGEGREFLSAIVVPDLEALQAYAEENSITHSTTEGLVYNDTVQDLFRNEFKSYSRNAAAHEKVRDFRIILEPFTVENGMLTPTMKPKRRIIEAEYAGLIEDMYEHVV, from the coding sequence ATGCCCGCAATTGTCGAGTTCGATACTATTCCGCAGCTTTTCCGAAATCTCGTCGGCGTTTACGCGGGCCAGAACAGAGCAGCGCTCAGCTACAAAGACCGCAACACCAAGCACTGGGTCGATATCTCGTGGAAGAACCTCGAGCGCCGAGTAAACGCACTCGCCGGTTTCATGCACAAGCACGGGATCAGGAAGGGCGACCGGATCGGGATCCTGTCCGAGAACCGACCCGAGTGGGCCATCACCGATCTTGCAACACAGATTCTCGGGGGTGTGAGTGTTTCCCTCTACACCTCGCTGCCGGCAGATCAAGTTGAGTACATCTTGCGCGACAGCGGCTCGAAGATGTTCATCGTTTCTACGAACGTTCAGTTCAAAAAGGCACAGAAGGTTTTTGACCGCTGCGACGACCTTGAGTTCGTGATCACTCTGACGGATTCAAAGGGTGACGACCCGTCCTATGCGCGCTACTGGGATGATGTGTTGGACGAAGGAATTGAGTACTGGGCCGAGGAGGAGAATCGCCTCGTCCCTATTGGCGATGGGCTCACGCCGGACGATCTCAGCGCTCTCATTTACACAAGCGGCACAACCGGGAACCCGAAAGGCGTAATGTTGACGCACGGCAACCTGTGCTCCAACGTGAAGGCTGCGCTGCAGCGAATACCATTTGGTCCGTCGGATCACCATCTATCGTTTCTGCCGCTATGCCATTCCTTCGAGCGCACGTGCGGATTCGTGGCGGTGCTGGCCTGCGGAGCCAGGATCTCCTACGCAGAAAGCGTCGACGCAGTTAATCGGAATCTGGCGGAGGTAAATCCGACGGTGCTGATCTCCGTGCCGCGCCTCTTCGAGAAAGTTTACAACGTCATTTCCAAATCAGTCTCTGAGGGATCCGCCGTCAAGCAAACGATCTTCCGAAGTGCAGTGAATGCCGGGTCGCTTGCTGCAACACGCGTTAAAGAAGGGAAGCGGATTTCGCCTCTTCTGAAGCTTCGAAGATCACTGGGACACAAACTCGTTTTTGCAAAACTTCACGACAAACTGGGCGGCAATGTCAGGTTTGCGGTGTCTGGCGGTGCGGCACTTCCAAAGGCTATCGGCGAGTTCTTCGAAGCCGCGGGCGTCAGCATCATCGAAGGATACGGACTGACAGAGACCGCCCCGATTCTCACGGTCAATCCGGCCGACCACCCGCGCTACGGTACCGTCGGCCAGGTGATCCCGGGTGTGACCATCGGGATCCAGCGGCTTAGCGATCAGGTGATCGTTGGACAACTCTCGGGGGACGACTATCCGTCAGATCTCACGACGTCCGACGGAGAGATCATCGCGAGGGGTCCGAACGTAATGAAGGGATACTGGCATAACGACGAGGCAACGGCAGTCGCGATCGACAAGCAGGGCTGGTATCACACGGGGGACGTCGGCCGATTCGATGGAGGCTACCTGCGCATCACGGACCGGATCAAGCACATGATCGTGTCGAAGGGTGGGAAGAACATCTACCCGGGACCGATCGAGGAAATCTTCCGGAGCGTGCCACTAATTGATCAGATTATGATCGTCGGCGAAGGCCGCGAGTTTCTGAGCGCTATCGTCGTGCCCGACCTCGAGGCACTGCAGGCGTACGCCGAGGAGAACAGCATTACGCACTCGACCACGGAAGGACTGGTCTACAACGACACGGTTCAGGACCTGTTCAGGAATGAGTTCAAGTCATACTCTCGAAATGCCGCCGCCCATGAAAAGGTGCGTGACTTCCGCATTATCCTGGAGCCATTCACTGTTGAAAACGGCATGTTGACACCCACGATGAAACCCAAGAGGCGAATCATCGAAGCGGAATATGCAGGACTTATCGAAGACATGTATGAGCACGTCGTGTAG
- a CDS encoding PhzF family phenazine biosynthesis protein produces the protein MGIVLYQVDAFTSEPFGGNPAAVTLLSEPVPDTYMQAVAAEMNLSETAFLTPRGDSFGLRWFTPAAEVDLCGHATLASAHVLWTEGVVHSDARITFETLSGRLMAWRDGDRIMMDFPSEAAGQVEVPQALLDAVPARIVEGLRNRLDYMVVLDSEEAVRSLRPDMAAVASLGSRGMIVTALSHDAAYDFVSRYFAPQFGIPEDPVTGSAHCCLGPYWASRLDKPDLTGYQASTRGGVVHVAIRGNRVLIGGQAVSTARIEMLAQPA, from the coding sequence ATGGGAATCGTTCTTTATCAGGTCGATGCTTTCACTTCGGAGCCGTTCGGAGGAAATCCGGCGGCGGTGACGCTGCTGTCGGAACCGGTGCCTGACACATACATGCAGGCCGTGGCCGCCGAGATGAATCTCTCCGAGACAGCGTTTCTTACGCCACGAGGGGATTCCTTTGGTCTTCGCTGGTTCACGCCGGCTGCGGAAGTGGATCTGTGTGGCCACGCCACACTGGCAAGTGCACACGTGTTGTGGACTGAAGGCGTCGTTCATTCTGACGCGAGGATCACGTTCGAGACACTCAGCGGGCGCCTGATGGCCTGGAGAGATGGCGATCGGATCATGATGGATTTTCCCTCTGAGGCGGCAGGACAGGTGGAGGTCCCACAAGCTCTTCTGGACGCCGTACCCGCCCGTATCGTAGAGGGATTGAGAAATCGCCTGGATTATATGGTCGTGCTCGATTCAGAGGAGGCCGTGCGATCTCTGCGTCCTGATATGGCGGCCGTTGCCAGTCTCGGTTCGAGGGGAATGATCGTTACCGCATTGAGCCATGACGCGGCGTACGACTTTGTGTCCCGCTACTTTGCGCCCCAGTTCGGTATCCCGGAAGACCCCGTGACCGGTTCGGCGCACTGCTGCCTTGGACCGTACTGGGCGTCGCGCCTTGACAAGCCCGATCTGACCGGGTACCAGGCATCAACACGTGGGGGAGTCGTTCACGTTGCAATTCGTGGAAACCGTGTGTTGATCGGTGGCCAGGCCGTGTCCACTGCCCGGATCGAGATGCTGGCGCAACCCGCCTGA